The stretch of DNA GCTCCCTGAGCAAGAGACTGAAGGGCGTGGAGATGAGGAGCCTCCTGGACCAGGCTGCGTTCCGTCCATCTCCCCTGCCTTTGTTCTGCCACTCCCAAGTGTTCATGCTTTGGGCCAGTCACTTAATTGcgccatgcctcagtttccccacctgcgGGGGAGGGGGCACAAAACGAGTTAGGACAGAAAAGAAGCAAGTGACTTCGCCTCTGGGTGCCTCcattcccacccccccgcaaAGTGAGGGTAAAGATGACCTAATACGTCTAAAGTTCTCAAACAGCCTAAaatgcggggggcggggggtaggtCGTCAGGCTCCCTCACCCAGAGACGGGCACGTGCTGACCGGCCCCCTCTCTCTCCAACCCCAGGAGCCAACTCCAGCCTGACGGGCAGCGGGGGCCCGCTGCTCTGGGAGACGAAGCTGGGCTTGGCCTTCTTGAGGGGCCTCGGCTACCGCGAGGGCTCCCTGGTCATCGCCCGGGCCGGCTACTACTACGTCTACTCCAAGGTGCAGCTGGGAGGCGTGGGCTGCCCGCCGGGGCTGAGCGGCAGCCTGCCCATCACCCACGGCCTCTACAAGCGCACGCCCCGCTACCCCGAGGAGCTGGAGCTGCTGGTCAGCCGGCGGTCCCCCTGCGCGCGGGGAGCCAGCTCCCGAGTGTGGTGGGACAGCAGCTTCCTGGGGGGCGTGGTGCACCTGGACGCCGGTGAGGAGGTGGTGGTCCGCGTGCCGGAGGAGCGCCTGGTCCGACTCCGCGACGGCACCCGCTCCTACTTCGGGGCTTTCATGGTGTGAAGGAAGGACTGACCGCAGATCATGGGGGTCGGACAGGCAGTGGGACCTCGGAGGTGCTCTGGGGAGCCCCAAACTCAGCAAGCAAAGAGCTCGGCGGCCACCTCCAGGGGCCGAGGACCCAGCCACCCCCGAAGGCTGAAGACCCAGCGGGCACCAAAGGAAACCCTGCGGACCCTGCCACAGGCGGTCCTGAAGACAAAGCCCCGGGGACTCGGGAGTCTGGAGGCCCCCAATGGGGGGGTAGCTAATCTGCCTGATATTCAGGAagaaggggcgaggggtgggtaTTTATGTTTTTGATTCAGAGAAGAGTGGGACTTGGGGGTCCGGGGACTTGGCTGAAGACAGGAAGCCTCACTCTCGTGAGCGTGGGCGGCTGGGGGGAGAAAGTCATCATCAAGACTCCTCCGTGTGGacagcccagcccaggcccaCCCGCGGCCACAGTCACACATTCAAGTTCCGCCTGCAGCCGCGTGGCCCCCCTTCTCCTGGCCGTGCGAGGTTGTTCTCAGAGACTCTGCACAGCCCGTGTGCCGCGTGCTGGTAATTGTGTGATAACCGGCTCTCCCGGGAGGGAAGAGACTTCGTAGTATCTGCGATTTCCTTGGTGTCGTTACTCCCATGGCGGCTGGTTTTCTGCTACCAAGGCATCACctaggggccagctcccggctcTGTCGCATTCCGGTCCCACTAGGACGTCCCGGGAGTGTTTCAGCACCCAGGTCAGGGCCTGGCCCCTGGAAGGCACCTGGAAAAGGCttgcagagagaaagcaggaagggtggaaaggaaggaaggaagaaggaaggaaggaaggaaggggggagggccCTGGAGGGAGCGAGAATGCAGACCCACCTAGGGTGTCGCAGAGAATCACACAGCCCCACAATCGCTTTCACAACTGCACCCAAACACACAAAGCATCGTATTCTCGCACAACTGCACACACGTCATAGCGTCAGAAACACTCTGTCACAAACATTATGTGAGAACCACATGTGAACAGTCATACCCAAGTCATCATCACAACCATAGTCACCCACAGGGGCCGTACAGTCACTCCAAGTGTGACACATGGGATGCCATGATCATCACACTGGACTTCCTCGCGCTGTGTCATGGTCACACCCATCACACACacaacatcacacacacacacacacacgcacacgcatgcaGCCTAAGGTTCCTCCCACCCGAGACGGATACATCCTGGGATGAGGGCCAGACTCTGTCTGAAGCCCTGGACTCCCTGACCACGGGTCTTGGAAATAAATAGTAAAAGTTGCACCTGGGTCCGTCTATTCTCAGGGAAAGGGTGGCTCGCAGAGGCACAGGGGTAGATGCAATCACCCGTGGAAGTCACTTTACAACTTTACAGATCAAAAAACTGAACCCGGTTGGCCCAACTCCATGTAGGAAGCtcagaggcgggggggggggggcagggggggagcGGGAGGCTGTCCAGAGATGTCATGCCCGGGTCTGTCTGCCCCTTGAGTCTCCCATTCCTGAGCAAGTGGAGGCCCCCTCCTGCCAGGCACCTCTATGGCAGACATCGGGGACAGAGTGGTGGTCTAGCCAGCCAGCTGGAATCTTGGAGCAAGTGGGAGCATGGGGGGaatatggggggaggggcaggtaatGAGACCCATACAAATCAGATGGTCTGTAGAAATGAGCAGGTATCCTGGTGTGGCCAAAGGGAGGGGCTGGTACCCAGGACCCAAAGATAAGGGCTCAGTCCCCAGAAGTGGAtggattattgttattattgtcgATACTGTTCTCACGTTGCCCGGCACGGGGGGAAGGAAACACGCTTTGCAATCAGGTGGTCCtgctttccaatttccctctgccacttgctgctgtgtgacctcaagcaAGTCCCACCTTGGtgcctctatttcctcatctgcaaaatgggaggtGATGCCCGTCCTCACCCTAGGTCTGTTGTAAAGATGACATCAGATCAGGCTCGGAAAAAAACATTTGTTGTGGTGCTTGGTACACAGTAAGAGCTCCATAAGTGCACGAGTGACATAAGTGATTTAGAAATATTAAGAGCAGCATTTGTCAGGCACTTTCCCTATGCCGGGCATCTTGTGTGAGTCCGAACCTTATATACACACCTGGGCAGGAACTGTTGTTGCCCGCAGGTTCCagacctagagagagagagaaaggcatgcAGTTTCATGCCTCTCTGACCTTGAGGACTAGTGGGAGGTGTGGGGCAGCCCCAaatgcccagccccagccccagccccagcccctacTAGAGTTTCCTTTACTCTTGTCACCATTTTTCTGTTTCCGTGGCTTTGATGCGACCAAGATGTGGGGACGGCATAT from Neovison vison isolate M4711 chromosome 6, ASM_NN_V1, whole genome shotgun sequence encodes:
- the TNFSF14 gene encoding tumor necrosis factor ligand superfamily member 14 isoform X2 — its product is MEETVVRPSVFTVDGQTDIPFRRLGHRRRRRACSAAQDGDAKSWKQVMQERRSYQTNPAAHLTGANSSLTGSGGPLLWETKLGLAFLRGLGYREGSLVIARAGYYYVYSKVQLGGVGCPPGLSGSLPITHGLYKRTPRYPEELELLVSRRSPCARGASSRVWWDSSFLGGVVHLDAGEEVVVRVPEERLVRLRDGTRSYFGAFMV
- the TNFSF14 gene encoding tumor necrosis factor ligand superfamily member 14 isoform X1; its protein translation is MEETVVRPSVFTVDGQTDIPFRRLGHRRRRRACSAAQLGLGLLLLLLAAGLAVQGWFLLQLHWRMGAVVTPLLDGDAKSWKQVMQERRSYQTNPAAHLTGANSSLTGSGGPLLWETKLGLAFLRGLGYREGSLVIARAGYYYVYSKVQLGGVGCPPGLSGSLPITHGLYKRTPRYPEELELLVSRRSPCARGASSRVWWDSSFLGGVVHLDAGEEVVVRVPEERLVRLRDGTRSYFGAFMV